The following are from one region of the Salvia splendens isolate huo1 chromosome 2, SspV2, whole genome shotgun sequence genome:
- the LOC121761748 gene encoding protein CfxQ-like isoform X2 encodes MAQTPLHVSAGYNNIEIVKLLLDWRGPEKVEMEAMNMYGETPLHMAAKNGCNEAAKLLLSCGASVEAKANNGMTPLHLAVWHSLRAEDCSTVNTLLEYKASCSAEDNEGMTPLNHLSQGPGNDKLRDLLVRHLEEQRKRRAIEACNEIKAKMDALEIELSNIVGLDVLKLQLRKWAKGMLLDERRRSLGLKIGVRRLPHMAFLGNPGTGKTMVARVLGKLLYMVGILPTDKVTEVQRTDLVGEFVGHTGPKTRRKIQEAEGGILFVDEAYRLIPMQKSDDKDYGLEALEEIMSVMDTGKVVVIFAGYSEPMKRVIASNEGFCRRVTKFFHFDDFNSEDLARILHLKMCSQGDSSLLYGFKLHPSCSIEAIQAMIELETSEKQRREMNGGLVGPMLVNARENLDLRIDFECVDTESLLTITLEDLSAGLRLLTR; translated from the exons ATGGCACAGACACCCCTTCATGTTTCTGCTGGTTACAACAATATTGAGATTGTAAAACTTCTTCTTGATTGGCGAGGACCTGAGAAAGTGGAAATGGAGGCCATGAATATG TATGGAGAAACTCCATTGCATATGGCAGCAAAGAATGGGTGTAATGAGGCTGCAAAGTTGCTCCTTTCTTGTGGTGCTAGTGTTGAGgcaaaggcaaat AACGGAATGACTCCTTTACATCTAGCTGTCTGGCACTCACTTCGAGCCGAAGATTGCTCAACTGTTAATACATTGCTAGAGTATAAAGCCAGTTGCAGTGCTGAAGATAAT GAGGGAATGACTCCTTTGAATCATCTGTCCCAAGGACCAGGTAATGATAAATTACGGGATCTCCTCGTACGACATCTTGAAGAACAAAGAAAACGAAGAGCCATTGAAGCATGCAACGAGATCAAAGCCAAGATGGATGCACTTGAAATTGAATTATCAAATATAGTGGGCCTAGATGTGCTGAAGCTACAACTACGGAAATGGGCAAAGGGGATGCTTTTAGATGAGAGGAGACGATCCCTTGGACTTAAAATTGGAGTCAGAAGACTGCCTCATATGGCCTTTCTTGGAAATCCTGGAACAG GTAAAACTATGGTAGCCCGAGTCTTAGGGAAACTACTGTACATGGTGGGAATACTTCCAACAGATAAAGTAACAGAAGTGCAAAGAACAGATTTGGTTGGAGAATTTGTTGGGCATACCGGGCCAAAGACAAGAAGAAAG ATTCAAGAAGCCGAGGGTGGTATTCTCTTTGTAGATGAAGCATACCGCCTTATACCAATGCAAAAGTCTGATGACAAAGATTACGGATTAGAAGCATTGGAGGAGATCATGTCTGTCATGGACACTGGAAAAGTGGTTGTCATATTTGCTGGGTATAGCGAACCCATGAAGCGTGTAATAGCTTCAAATGAGGGCTTCTGCAGAAGGGTGACAAAGTTTTTCCACTTCGATGACTTCAATAGTGAAGATTTGGCCAGGATCCTTCATCTTAAAATGTGCAGTCAGGGTGACAGTAGTCTTTTGTATGGATTTAAGTTGCATCCTTCGTGTAGCATAGAGGCCATCCAAGCGATGATCGAACTGGAAACGAGTGAAAAACAGCGTAGAGAGATGAATGGAGGTCTAGTAGGTCCGATGCTGGTAAATGCTAGAGAGAATCTGGATTTGAGGATTGATTTTGAATGTGTGGACACAGAGTCTTTGCTTACCATCACCTTGGAGGATTTGTCAGCGGGGCTTCGGTTGTTGACGCGTTGA
- the LOC121761748 gene encoding protein CfxQ-like isoform X1 — MKDQRPKSLKPATIHGFAQSGDINAFQRLLHNNPSLLNDRNPVMAQTPLHVSAGYNNIEIVKLLLDWRGPEKVEMEAMNMYGETPLHMAAKNGCNEAAKLLLSCGASVEAKANNGMTPLHLAVWHSLRAEDCSTVNTLLEYKASCSAEDNEGMTPLNHLSQGPGNDKLRDLLVRHLEEQRKRRAIEACNEIKAKMDALEIELSNIVGLDVLKLQLRKWAKGMLLDERRRSLGLKIGVRRLPHMAFLGNPGTGKTMVARVLGKLLYMVGILPTDKVTEVQRTDLVGEFVGHTGPKTRRKIQEAEGGILFVDEAYRLIPMQKSDDKDYGLEALEEIMSVMDTGKVVVIFAGYSEPMKRVIASNEGFCRRVTKFFHFDDFNSEDLARILHLKMCSQGDSSLLYGFKLHPSCSIEAIQAMIELETSEKQRREMNGGLVGPMLVNARENLDLRIDFECVDTESLLTITLEDLSAGLRLLTR, encoded by the exons ATGAAGGACCAACGGCCCAAATCTTTGAAGCCTGCCACAATCCATGGCTTTGCGCAGTCTGGAGATATCAATGCATTCCAGAGGTTGCTTCACAACAACCCTTCTCTTCTCAATGATCGGAACCCTGTG ATGGCACAGACACCCCTTCATGTTTCTGCTGGTTACAACAATATTGAGATTGTAAAACTTCTTCTTGATTGGCGAGGACCTGAGAAAGTGGAAATGGAGGCCATGAATATG TATGGAGAAACTCCATTGCATATGGCAGCAAAGAATGGGTGTAATGAGGCTGCAAAGTTGCTCCTTTCTTGTGGTGCTAGTGTTGAGgcaaaggcaaat AACGGAATGACTCCTTTACATCTAGCTGTCTGGCACTCACTTCGAGCCGAAGATTGCTCAACTGTTAATACATTGCTAGAGTATAAAGCCAGTTGCAGTGCTGAAGATAAT GAGGGAATGACTCCTTTGAATCATCTGTCCCAAGGACCAGGTAATGATAAATTACGGGATCTCCTCGTACGACATCTTGAAGAACAAAGAAAACGAAGAGCCATTGAAGCATGCAACGAGATCAAAGCCAAGATGGATGCACTTGAAATTGAATTATCAAATATAGTGGGCCTAGATGTGCTGAAGCTACAACTACGGAAATGGGCAAAGGGGATGCTTTTAGATGAGAGGAGACGATCCCTTGGACTTAAAATTGGAGTCAGAAGACTGCCTCATATGGCCTTTCTTGGAAATCCTGGAACAG GTAAAACTATGGTAGCCCGAGTCTTAGGGAAACTACTGTACATGGTGGGAATACTTCCAACAGATAAAGTAACAGAAGTGCAAAGAACAGATTTGGTTGGAGAATTTGTTGGGCATACCGGGCCAAAGACAAGAAGAAAG ATTCAAGAAGCCGAGGGTGGTATTCTCTTTGTAGATGAAGCATACCGCCTTATACCAATGCAAAAGTCTGATGACAAAGATTACGGATTAGAAGCATTGGAGGAGATCATGTCTGTCATGGACACTGGAAAAGTGGTTGTCATATTTGCTGGGTATAGCGAACCCATGAAGCGTGTAATAGCTTCAAATGAGGGCTTCTGCAGAAGGGTGACAAAGTTTTTCCACTTCGATGACTTCAATAGTGAAGATTTGGCCAGGATCCTTCATCTTAAAATGTGCAGTCAGGGTGACAGTAGTCTTTTGTATGGATTTAAGTTGCATCCTTCGTGTAGCATAGAGGCCATCCAAGCGATGATCGAACTGGAAACGAGTGAAAAACAGCGTAGAGAGATGAATGGAGGTCTAGTAGGTCCGATGCTGGTAAATGCTAGAGAGAATCTGGATTTGAGGATTGATTTTGAATGTGTGGACACAGAGTCTTTGCTTACCATCACCTTGGAGGATTTGTCAGCGGGGCTTCGGTTGTTGACGCGTTGA
- the LOC121774393 gene encoding photosynthetic NDH subunit of subcomplex B 3, chloroplastic-like — translation MAAMSLCHVSLRHRNSPASPPTTAYPSTASSFSVSAAASSETSTAPSEQPEIELEFLGPKSGDAVNRAKAVSGEKLLRNIMLDNKIELYAIYGKLMNCGGGGSCGTCIFEIIDGKDLLNERTNTELRYLKKKPDSWRLACQTIVGNKENSGKVVVQRLPQQK, via the exons ATGGCTGCCATGAGTTTATGCCACGTGTCACTCCGCCACCGGAACTCTCCAGCGTCACCTCCAACCACCGCATATCCTTCTACAGCCAGCAGCTTTTCCGTTTCCGCCGCTGCGTCGTCGGAAACCTCCACCGCACCTTCGGAACAACCTGAGATCGAGCTAGAATTCCTTGGT CCTAAATCAGGAGATGCAGTAAACAGAGCCAAAGCCGTAAGTGGAGAGAAGCTGCTGAGGAACATAATGTTGGATAACAAAATTGAGCTTTATGCCATTTAT GGGAAATTAATGAATTGTGGAGGTGGTGGAAGCTGTGGAACTTGTATATTCGAG ATTATCGATGGAAAGGATCTCCTGAATGAGCGAACGAATACAGAGCTTCGATATCTCAAAAAG AAGCCGGACTCTTGGAGGCTTGCATGTCAAACTATTGTAGGAAATAAAGAGAACTCTGGAAAG GTGGTTGTCCAAAGGCTGCCCCAACAGAAATGA
- the LOC121789696 gene encoding serine/threonine protein phosphatase 2A 57 kDa regulatory subunit B' kappa isoform-like, whose protein sequence is MWKQFLNKLPGKSQKSARDSARNPNLDAGSGRACTGGSAAKRASAAVFPASVISGIEPLLAFKDVSNSEKMNLFISKLSLCCVVFDFTDPAKNVQEKELKRATLLELVDFVSENPPKFSEPAILASCKMCSINLFRVFPPNCRSRSTSSGENENDDEPTFDPAWSHLQLVFEFLLKFVTSSSLEAKAAKKYVNNDFISRIIDLLESEDPRERDCLKDILHRIYGKFMIHRPFIRKCISNVFYRFVFEVEKHNGIAELLEIFGSVITGFALPLKEEHKVFFWRALIPLHKPKSLGVYFQQLSYCVNQYVEKEPKLASHLIQGLLKYWPITNSQKEVMFLGEVEEILEVISTSEFQKVMVPLFCRIRHCINSYHFQVAERTLYLWNNDQILSLVAHNRQVILPIVFPALEANAQNHWNQAVLNLTMNTRKMLTEMDDALVSACISNNQEQQEKVSSLAEKRKQVREHLENTASLQPRMARNTAVLVTY, encoded by the exons ATGTGGAAGCAATTTCTGAATAAGCTCCCGGGGAAATCCCAGAAATCGGCCCGAGATTCGGccagaaaccctaatttggaTGCGGGTTCGGGCCGGGCCTGCACTGGCGGCTCTGCTGCGAAACGGGCTTCGGCTGCGGTGTTCCCAGCCAGCGTGATTTCGGGTATCGAGCCATTGCTTGCGTTTAAAGATGTTTCAAACTCAGAGAAGATGAATCTGTTCATTAGTAAGTTGAGTCTTTGCTGTGTTGTGTTTGATTTCACTGATCCGGCTAAAAATGTTCAAGAGAAGGAGCTTAAACGAGCTACATTGCTCGAGCTAGTCGATTTTGTATCCGAAAACCCCCCGAAATTCTCAGAGCCCGCCATCTTAGCTTCTTGCAAGATGTGCTCCATTAATTTGTTTCGTGTTTTCCCACCCAATTGTCGGTCGAGAAGCACAAGCTCCGGTGAAAATGAGAACGACGATGAGCCCACGTTTGATCCTGCGTGGTCACACTTGCAGCTGGTATTCGAGTTCTTGCTCAAGTTTGTGACCTCGTCTTCTTTGGAAGCCAAGGCGGCTAAGAAGTATGTGAACAATGACTTCATATCTAGGATCATTGATTTGTTGGAGTCTGAGGATCCGCGGGAGAGGGATTGTTTGAAGGATATTCTGCACAGAATCTACGGGAAGTTTATGATTCATAGGCCTTTTATTCGAAAGTGCATAAGCAATGTGTTCTATAGATTCGTGTTTGAGGTGGAGAAGCATAATGGCATTGCAGaactattggagattttcgggAGTGTGATCACGGGATTTGCTCTTCCTTTAAAGGAAGAACATAAGGTATTCTTCTGGAGGGCATTGATTCCCCTGCATAAGCCGAAGTCACTAGGGGTTTACTTTCAGCAGCTCTCGTATTGTGTAAACCAGTATGTTGAGAAAGAGCCGAAGCTGGCTAGCCACTTGATTCAGGGGCTGCTCAAGTATTGGCCTATTACAAATAGCCAGAAGGAGGTTATGTTTCTGGGCGAGGTGGAGGAGATTCTCGAAGTAATCAGCACGAGTGAGTTCCAAAAAGTGATGGTTCCGTTGTTTTGTCGCATCAGACACTGCATAAATAGCTACCATTTTCAG GTAGCCGAAAGGACTCTATACCTCTGGAACAACGACCAGATCCTTAGCCTGGTTGCTCACAATCGGCAAGTTATACTGCCGATAGTATTCCCTGCTCTGGAAGCCAATGCTCAAAACCACTGGAACCAGGCGGTTCTAAACCTAACCATGAATACAAGAAAGATGCTGACAGAAATGGACGACGCCCTAGTATCAGCTTGCATCTCCAATAACCAAGAGCAGCAAGAGAAAGTGAGCTCCTTGGCCGAGAAACGGAAGCAGGTCCGGGAGCACCTGGAGAACACGGCCAGTCTCCAGCCGAGGATGGCCAGGAACACAGCCGTTCTGGTAACTTATTGA
- the LOC121789687 gene encoding T-complex protein 1 subunit eta, which translates to MASMMQPQIILLKEGTDTSQGKPQLISNINACVAVSDVVRTTLGPRGMDKLIHDDKGNTTISNDGATIMKLLDIVHPAAKILVDIAKSQDSEVGDGTTTVVLLAGEFLKEAKPFIEDGVHPQNLIRSYRTASSLAIEKIKELAVSIEGKSLDEKKNLLAKCAATTLSSKLIGGEKEFFATMVVDAVLAIGLEDRLNMIGMKKVPGGTMRDSFLVDGVAFKKTFSYAGFEQQPKKFLNPKILLLNIELELKSEKENAEIRLSDPLQYQSIVDAEWNIIYDKLDKCVKSGAKVVLSRLAIGDLATQYFADRDIFCAGRVAEEDLHRVAAAAGGTVQTTVNNIIDEVLGTCDVFEEKQVGNERFNIFSGCPSGRTATIVLRGGADQFIEEAERSLHDAIMIVRRALKNSTVVAGGGAIDMEISRYLRQHARTIAGKSQLFINSYAKALEVIPRQLCDNAGFDATDVLNKLRQKHALPSGEGAPYGVDINTGGIADSFANFVWEPAVVKINAINAATEAACLVLSVDETVKNPKSESAQGDAAAMGGRGRGRGGYGGRGMRRR; encoded by the exons atGGCATCTATGATG CAACCACAAATTATACTGCTCAAGGAAGGCACTGATACATCTCAAGGCAAACCACAATTAATAAGCAACATAAATGCGTGTGTGGCTGTGTCTGATGTTGTGCGAACTACTCTTGGCCCAAGGGGAATGGACAAACTGATCCATGATGACAAGGGGAATACCACCATCTCTAATGACGGCGCCACCATAATGAAGCTTCTCGACATTGTTCATCCTGCTGCCAAGATCCTTGTTGACATTGCAAAATCCCAAGACTCTGAG GTTGGTGATGGAACCACAACAGTAGTTCTGCTTGCAGGGGAGTTCCTAAAGGAAGCAAAGCCTTTTATTGAAGATGGAGTTCATCCTCAAAACCTTATAAGAAGTTATCGCACAGCCTCTTCATTG GCTATTGAGAAGATCAAAGAGTTAGCTGTTAGCATAGAAGGTAAAAGCTTGgatgaaaagaaaaatttaCTGGCAAAATGTGCTGCTACAACTCTATCTTCGAAGCTTATTGGCGGCGAAAAGGAGTTTTTTGCAACTATGGTTGTGGATGCTGTCCTTGCTATTGGGCTTGAAGATAGGTTAAACATGATTGGGATGAAAAAG GTTCCTGGAGGTACCATGAGGGATTCTTTTCTTGTGGACGGTGTTGCCTTCAAAAAGACATTCTCATATGCTGGGTTTGAGCAGCAACCGAAAAAGTTTCTAAATCCCAAGATACTTCTGCTTAACATTGAACTAGAGCTCAAATCAGAGAAAGAAAATGCAGAGATCAG GTTGTCGGATCCGTTGCAGTACCAATCAATTGTAGATGctgaatggaatattatttATGACAAATTGGATAAATGTGTGAAGAGTGGAGCCAAAGTCGTCCTCTCCCGGCTTGCTATTGGTGATCTGGCAACTCAG TATTTTGCAGACCGCGATATCTTTTGTGCTGGTCGTGTTGCAGAGGAAGATCTGCATCGGGTTGCAGCAGCTGCTGGTGGAACTGTTCAGACAACTGTGAACAACATTATTGATGAG gtccttgGTACATGTGACGTATTTGAAGAGAAGCAAGTTGGAAATGAGCGTTTTAATATATTTAGTGGATGCCCCTCTGGTCGGACTGCCACAATTGTTCTTCGTGGTGGTGCAGATCAG TTTATTGAGGAGGCAGAGCGGAGTTTACATGATGCGATAATGATTGTCAGAAGGGCTCTGAAGAACTCAACTGTAGTTGCTGGTGGCGGTGCTATTGAT ATGGAGATTAGCAGATACTTGAGGCAGCATGCACGCACCATTGCTGGGAAGTCACAGCTCTTTATAAACTCCTACGCAAAAGCCCTTGAG GTAATCCCACGACAACTGTGTGACAATGCTGGTTTTGATGCAACTGATGTGCTGAACAAACTGAGACAAAAACATGCACTTCCTTCTG GAGAGGGTGCACCTTATGGCGTAGACATTAACACTGGTGGAATTGCTGATTCATTCGCCAACTTTGTTTGGGAGCCAGCAGTTGTCAAG ATAAATGCCATTAACGCTGCTACTGAAGCTGCTTGCCTTGTCTTAAGTGTTGATGAAACTGTCAAAAACCCCAAG TCTGAGAGTGCTCAAGGAGATGCTGCTGCTATGGGAGGTAGAGGTCGAGGAAGAGGTGGCTATGGAGGTCGTGGAATGAGGAGGCGATAA